One region of Hymenobacter sediminicola genomic DNA includes:
- the fbp gene encoding class 1 fructose-bisphosphatase has product MSITNENAIAQPVGTTLERYIMRKQAEFAFATGELSQLLRDIALAGKIVNREVNRAGLTSIIGAMGQQNVQGEAQQKLDVEANIRFIRALTNGGEACAVLSEEEDDIIHTGNCQGKYVVAIDPLDGSSNIDVNISIGTIFSIYRRVTPVGQEATREDFLQGGRKQVAAGYILYGSSTMLVYTTGHGVVGFTYENSLGEFFLSHPSIRIPASGNTFSCNEGNWFDYAQYVRDFLTQCKQQRMSGRYVGSLVADYHRNLFTGGIYLYPPTAKNPQGKLRLLYEGYPLAFVIEQAGGRAETGAGAVLDIEPTEFHQRAPLYVGSANLVQDLVALAPVEAMSA; this is encoded by the coding sequence ATGAGTATCACGAATGAAAACGCTATAGCCCAGCCAGTTGGTACTACCCTGGAGCGCTATATCATGCGCAAACAGGCCGAATTTGCTTTTGCCACCGGCGAGTTGAGCCAGCTACTGCGTGACATTGCGCTGGCCGGGAAAATCGTGAACCGCGAAGTGAACCGCGCGGGCCTGACCAGCATCATTGGGGCCATGGGCCAGCAAAATGTGCAGGGCGAAGCGCAGCAGAAGCTAGACGTGGAAGCCAACATCCGTTTCATTCGTGCCCTCACCAACGGTGGCGAGGCCTGCGCGGTGCTGAGTGAGGAAGAGGACGACATCATTCACACCGGCAACTGCCAGGGCAAGTACGTAGTGGCCATCGACCCGCTCGATGGCTCCAGCAACATCGACGTCAACATCAGTATCGGTACCATCTTCAGCATCTACCGGCGCGTGACCCCGGTAGGGCAGGAAGCCACTCGCGAAGATTTTTTGCAGGGTGGGCGCAAGCAGGTAGCGGCGGGCTACATTCTGTACGGCTCTAGCACCATGCTCGTGTACACCACCGGCCACGGCGTAGTAGGTTTTACCTACGAAAACTCGCTGGGCGAATTCTTTCTCTCGCACCCCAGCATTCGGATTCCGGCCAGCGGCAACACCTTTTCCTGCAACGAAGGCAACTGGTTCGACTATGCCCAGTACGTGCGCGACTTTCTCACGCAGTGCAAGCAGCAGCGCATGAGCGGCCGCTACGTAGGCTCCCTGGTCGCCGACTATCACCGCAACCTGTTCACGGGTGGTATCTATCTGTATCCGCCCACGGCCAAAAATCCGCAGGGCAAGCTGCGCCTGCTTTACGAAGGTTATCCGTTGGCTTTCGTGATAGAGCAGGCCGGTGGCCGCGCGGAAACCGGCGCTGGGGCAGTGCTGGATATCGAGCCGACCGAATTTCACCAACGTGCCCCGCTGTATGTGGGCTCGGCTAATCTGGTACAGGACCTGGTAGCACTGGCTCCGGTTGAGGCCATGTCGGCGTAG